Below is a window of Sylvia atricapilla isolate bSylAtr1 chromosome 17, bSylAtr1.pri, whole genome shotgun sequence DNA.
AAGCAACAGTGGTTTAATCACATTTTCAGCCTTTCCAGGCCCAGATCAGCCAACCTTCCCTCCATCTCTGTGAAGCAAAACATACCTGACAATTCATGTTGTCCTCGGCTTCGATAAGTTTGCCTCGATACACTTCTCCTGTGTTGGTCTCACAGGTGACGATGTGGCCCTCGGCCTCGTGCAGCACCTTGATGGGCACTCCAATGGACATGGCTGCAGTGCTCTGCCTCTACACCTGAGCCGCGAGGGGAACAAAAGCTTTCACTACAAAGGAAGATGCAAGCTCCAACTACACAGTCCCTCATCCTTTCCGCTGGCATAAGGCACCAACTTTCTCACATTTAAACACAACACGTGCTTTGATTATGCATCAATAACACTTCTCTAGAGACCTGCCCACGGGGAGACTTTAAATATCAACTGCCAGTCTTTTCCAGGTCCCTTCTAGGCTATCCACTCGTAAGGACCACGGAATAAACCACGGGTACCGCCAAGGGAAGAGCCCCAGGCACACCCCACAGCGGCACAGGCAGCACGGCCGCGCTGGGGGCCGCAGCGCCGAGCACTGAGGCCCTTCCGTCAGAGAACCGGGCCCAGCCCGCCCTGCGCCCCCCGCCGCTCCGAGCCGGCCCCTCGGCCTCCCCCGGGCCCTGCGGACACAGGCAGCGCCCACAGAGGAGCCCGGCCCCCGCGGCCCGCACTCACCGCCGCGCTCCCCGCTAATGGCCTCCGCCGCCCGCCCTGCCCCGCGCGCCGGAAGCGGAAGGCGGCGCTGGGGGCGGCCCCGTCCCTGCGCtcccgcccggggccggccggCAGCCCGCGGTGCCCGAGCCCGGGGCGGGGCtgcgcggccgccgcccgccgtGTCATGCCCCTGCCCGCCCGCGCGCCCCGCCGCTCTCCCCGCCGCCACGGCGCGGGGCAAGCGCCCCGGGGCCCGGCCCCCCTCAGCGCCCGCCTCCGGGAGGAGCCAGCGCCGggccccggggccgcgccgccggcTCGGCGGGGCCGGCAGTGAGCGGGCGGCGGGTGCCGCCAGCGCCATGAAGAGCCCCCGGGAGGCCGGCGAGCCGCCGCCAGGTCAGTGCGGCccgcccggccctgccccggccggCGGGGCCTCTGCGGGCAGCGGGCGGCGGGGAGCCGCAGTCCGCCCCGCGGAACGGGCCGGGGGTGCGCGGAgcccggcggggagcgggcggcTCTGCGGTgcccggcggggagcgggcggcTCTGCGGGCCCCGCCGGAGCCCCCGGCGGCCTCTCGGTCGGTTCTCCCGGGCCGCGGGGCTGCGGCTCCGGCCCGCCGCTGCGCTGAGCAGTTACCGGCTCCGGCGGCAGGGTTGGGGCCGCGGGGGCTGGAGGAGCGCAGAGGGGCTCGCAGGGTGGTTTGCAGGCACGGCATCTCCTCTCGGGACAGCCGACAGCCGGCGCTGAAGAGCTCTGGGTGTGTTGGGAAACAGGTGACTGGAAGCTGGACGGCCAAGAAAACTTGTTATTGCTGTCTGAAGCTTTCATGTAGAAAACATGTACCTCTTGGTTACTGTGGGACTCGGTAGAGGCCGTGGCTGTTTATAAAAAGGGGACAGATTCGTAACATGCCAAGAAAAATGATGATAAAATACCTGAGAAGTTTGAGGACAAGTGGGAAttggttgggttggtttgtttgatgttttcttttttttttttttcttcttttgttatGATACTTAAGCTAGATGAacttaaaaacaaactgaatATATCAACCAGTGTGCCACTCTTTAAAGTCATGATTAAACAGGGGCACAACTAGGAAAAATATAACAACGTTATATAAAAAGGTTGATAAATAATATTACACCAAACTAGATGAGTCCATGTGATGTCAAATGCGTTTTTATTCCCATTATAAAGTGTAGAGGATCTTGGTAACAAAACCTCTCAAAGGCCTTTTCTAGATCAAAGGTTACTGAGAAAAGCCCTTTGTGATTAACTCACTTCGGTCAGTGCTGAAGTAGCAAGGACAGGCACAGCTCTTCAGGTCCTGCTGGTGGTGAGAATGTTCCTGAGACTGAAACCACCACTTTGCCAactccataaaaataaaatactgaggCAGAGGATGGAGCTTGTATTTTGGGACTTTTTGGCAGAGGTGATTAATTTTCCCTCTCCATTGAAGTTTTGATGAAATTAATACAAAAGGACAACTGGTGTCACTTGCAAGTTTTAACTtgtgagttttgttttaaattaccatccctgaggaaaaagggaaatctATAGAAAAAGCTTAAATCTGTGGGGCTTCTAAGAGATTCCTGCCCAGCGATCTGGATATATTTTCTCCCAGCTTGGTTTAAGTCCTCTTGTGGCACAGAAGTACAATCAGACACAAGAGAAAGGACGAATACCTGTGACTCACCTGCTGTTATCCAGATGACACAATTGAGGGGTGGTGGCTACATGACCCCACAAGaaaaaccagccaaacaaacaaaaaaaccccaccacttCCAAGGGAAAAGGGGTTGGAAAGCCAGTGATCTAGGTATGGAACAATAAAGGAGTATGAAATTAAACCAAAAGCTTACCTATGTAGAAATACTAAGTGCATGTTCccctaagaaagaaaaaaaaatccaccttccAATCAGATTAAACCATGTTCCTAAGTCTCTGGCTGTAGTGCTGAGGACAGGCTGACTTTAAGTGGTATGGGAAAACATTCCTGTATGGATTGACATTGTGTTCTGCTCACACAGTTGACTGCATCCAGCTGAAAGTGCCCGTGATTCAGCAGCTGTACCACTGGGACTGCGGGCTGGCCTGCTCCAGGATGGTGCTTCAGTAAGTGCCTCTCTTAGGGTGGGAAATCCCATTCCACGGGGAGGGTAGCAGGAAGCAAATCCCAGGGAGAAGTAGTGTGTTGAAGCAGCCGTGAGTTTAGTCTTAGGAGAGCAGCAGGTTCTTTGAGGTACCCTTGGACAGTGACTGCTGCCTgggcctggcccagctctccaGCAAGAGAGAATACAAACTGAAGTGAACTTTGGACCCTTTTGACTAATTAGACACATTCAGAATACCTAATCAGCTCTGTGAACTTTGCAGGCTGGTTTGCATAAGCTCATAGAAAGTGTTGCCTCTATCCTGTTGTTACCATTCAGAGCTGATAGTTAGCTGTGACTCACCTGATTCCTCTCTGTGTTTCCCAGTGGTGGGTAGGTGTATCCCAGTTTATGAGTGTGTGCTGTACCTATACTACCTCTGTCCTGCTGAGCCTCGACCTGTGGGATGAGTGTTTGTGTTCCAGGACTAGTTTCAGCTTCAAAATTGTGTTgccctttggggttttttttttgtttattttggttttacctttttttgaACTAGTAGCTGTCCTGCTGaactcctctttccttccacaGAGGAACATGAGCTTAGGTGCAGGAGAAATACCTATTTAGATGTCCACTTAGTAGATATGAAGCAGaagattttcatttctctccatcccttctgCCAAGACGTTAGTCCGTGTGCTGGTAATTTCCCATCTTGACTACTGTAACCTCTATTCCCTGTACCTCTTTGCTACTCCAGTCTGTCCAAAACTCAGCTTCCAAGATTAATCTTCTCACCCTGCTGATCTGACCTTGTTTGCCCTGCATCCTCAATTCCagtccctttttatttttcatcatttacTTCCATTCCTTTTCTTACTTTCAGAACTCCCTGTAACTACCTCACCCCACCCCCTTGCAACCTGTCCAAAGCTTCCTCCTGAATTcatctcccctttttttcctcttgtgtcATCAGTGCCTAAGACAAGCTTCCTTTAAATATTTACGGAACTCCTTTATAGCTCCTCCTTTTGAAATCCATCTATTGCTGAAGGAAGTTTTAGTCTTTAACTCTTCTTTCTGTGTTGGCTCTAATACACTTGTACATTACACTGTAAACCCTTCAGGACAGAGTTCTATACCAGCTTGCCTCTGGTACAGCACCTGTACACTTCTAGCACTCTAAAATAGTCAAGGCATTGCACATTtccaattttaaaaagccagcaATAAATCCAGTTAAATATTCCCTATTCCTTTCCCTTAAATTTCTGTCTcctttgtgggtttgtttggttttttttctctggttaTTTCGTAGCCAAGCCCATTGTTTTAGTTTTTATGTGCTGTGATGTAGAGGCTTGGGCTACAGCACACATTTTGCTTCTCCTAAGATCTGtgcttcccttcccctgcctttcTTGATGCCATAGGTACCTGAATCATTTGGACAATGATGAGTTCCAGAAAGCCATCCAGGAACTCCAGTTAACAAAGAGTATCTGGACTATTGACCTGGCCTACCTAATGCGGCACTTCGGAGTTAGGCATAAATTTTGCACTCAGACACTCGGAGTGGACAAGGGCTACAAAAATCAGGTCAGTATTCTCATCTGCAGGGGGAGAACAGGCAGCTTTAAAAGCCTCAAATGTCATGCTATAAAAGCTCTGCCATGTTACTGACAGTCAGCCACAGTTAATTAGACCTACTGCCAAAACTGGCACAAATCTGTTCCAAAGGCAGTGTGATCCCACATATTGATTccatctttttaatttttaagaagtttgCATGTAGTGTTCATGAAAGGTTCCAACCTATCTGACAGCCTTGGAGACTGAAGCCCTGTATTTATCAACAGAACAGGTacagcctgggcagcagcagtgtttaGCTTCCACAATTTCCCCACCACTGTGCCTCAGCCTTGACCTGGGAGATCCACCTCTAGAGGTGAGAGGGGAACTCAGCCTCCCATCCACGGAGAGCTCGGCCTCTCCAGGACTGCCCACAAGGGGCCAAGGAGGGCCTGTAGCAGCCCTGACTTCATTGCAAGCTCCTGCCCAGTTTCCCCTGGGAAACCAGACAGGTGCTCTGCTGTAGTGAGCTGAACAGGCACCGGATAGAAACAGCAACAGTAACTGACCAGGAGCGatttaatttgtatttcagagcagaaattcTTGTCCTGTTTCCAGTGAACTAAGGGAGAGATCTTTTATCCCATAGCCAGATCTCCAATTTATGCAGGCCCTTGCTAGCAGACTTAAGTGGTGGATTACCCAAGGTAAACACCATTCCAGTTCAGAACTTCTGTTATTTCCCCAGTCATTTTACAGGAAGCACTTTGACACAGAAGAGAATCGAGTGAATCAGCTCTTTGCACAAGCCAAAGACTGCAAGGTGCTGGTGGAGAAATGGTAAgcttactgttttctttctctttggaGATTCTGTGGGCCCCTGATTTCTTGGAGGCACCAAGCTAAACTGCTGAAACAGAATGAAATCAAGCCCTAAGCCTTTTTTTGCCAATTAGTGTCTTTCTACTGTatctctctcaaaaaaacccatgcaCATCAAGAGCTAATAATGaagtttgaagaaaaattaagtcaTGATGCACAATAAGGGACATGAAAATGCTCATAGGAGCTGactgtgttttgaatttggTTGTCCATTACACTTAGGCAGTAGGGAGTGCCTACAGCACTCTAATTGGCCATTGTTGGAATTAAGGAGAGTGCCGTGTGGGTACAGAACTCATTGTTCCCAAAGCCATGCAAACATGGATCTCTGTTCCCAGACAAACATGCAGAGTGTAAGTTAGCATAGGAGCTTTTGCCAAGGGGACTGTAAAATAAGGAACTCCATGAAAGAACTGCACACccaggagaaatggaaaaatggcAGAAGTTTCATAATCAGCAGTTAAATTCTACTGGGAAATGACTAAGAATCCCACTTGAGCTGTGTCCCTTTTTATAGGGAAGCTGGATTTGGATCCCTGTTTTTGAAGTGGGGTAAATGATTATGGGGTAAGCAAAGAAGAGAGGATACGGGGCAGCCACAGTAGTATTTGAATGCTGGAGTGTAACTTATATTCAGCAGAATCAAGTGTCCTTTC
It encodes the following:
- the GUCD1 gene encoding LOW QUALITY PROTEIN: protein GUCD1 (The sequence of the model RefSeq protein was modified relative to this genomic sequence to represent the inferred CDS: inserted 1 base in 1 codon); this translates as MKSPREAGEPPPVDCIQLKVPVIQQLYHWDCGLACSRMVLQYLNHLDNDEFQKAIQELQLTKSIWTIDLAYLMRHFGVRHKFCTQTLGVDKGYKNQSFYRKHFDTEENRVNQLFAQAKDCKVLVEKCTVTVQDIQNHLSQGHIAIVLVNAVLLLCDXCSSPVKYCCFLPIGQKCFCRSPDYQGHFIVLCGYNKASGSIYYNNPAYADRTCCTSISNFEEARTSYGTDEDILFIYTDS